From a region of the Listeria monocytogenes ATCC 19117 genome:
- the plsX gene encoding phosphate acyltransferase PlsX, with protein sequence MKIAVDAMGGDHAPKEIVLGVMKAVAQYKDVEILLFGDETKINEYLTDKTRVKIIHTDEKIESDDEPVRAVKRKKKASMVLAAQAVKDGEADACISAGNTGALMSTGLFVIGRIKGIDRPALAPTLPTVTGKGFVMLDLGANAEAKPEHLLQFGLMGSVYAEKVRKIDRPRVALLNIGTEETKGNDLTKKSFELMKNQDAYEFIGNIEARDLLMDVADVVVTDGFTGNMVLKSIEGTGAAFLSMLKMSLLNGFKNKVAASFLKKDLMALKAKMDYSEYGGACLFGVQAPVVKAHGSSNANGIFTTIRQVREMVEKQVVETIKAEVDKVKVGGTESND encoded by the coding sequence ATGAAAATTGCTGTAGATGCGATGGGTGGAGATCATGCACCAAAAGAAATTGTTTTAGGTGTGATGAAAGCTGTGGCCCAATATAAAGATGTTGAAATTCTTCTTTTTGGAGATGAAACAAAAATAAATGAATATTTAACTGATAAAACCCGCGTAAAAATTATACATACCGATGAAAAAATTGAAAGTGATGACGAACCAGTTCGCGCTGTAAAACGGAAGAAAAAAGCTTCTATGGTACTTGCTGCCCAAGCGGTAAAAGACGGAGAAGCAGATGCTTGTATTTCAGCTGGAAACACAGGGGCTTTAATGTCTACTGGATTGTTTGTTATTGGCCGTATTAAAGGGATTGACCGTCCAGCACTTGCACCAACACTACCAACCGTGACAGGAAAAGGCTTTGTTATGCTTGATTTAGGAGCAAATGCGGAAGCAAAACCAGAACATTTATTACAATTTGGTTTAATGGGCTCGGTTTACGCAGAAAAAGTGCGTAAAATTGATCGTCCTCGCGTAGCGCTTTTAAACATTGGAACAGAAGAAACAAAAGGAAATGATTTAACAAAAAAATCATTCGAACTTATGAAAAATCAAGACGCTTACGAATTTATCGGCAACATCGAAGCGCGTGATTTATTAATGGATGTAGCAGATGTTGTTGTAACCGACGGATTTACTGGTAATATGGTACTTAAGTCCATCGAAGGAACAGGCGCCGCTTTCCTAAGTATGCTAAAAATGAGTTTGCTTAATGGCTTTAAAAATAAAGTTGCAGCAAGCTTCTTGAAAAAAGATTTAATGGCTTTAAAAGCAAAAATGGATTATAGCGAATATGGCGGTGCTTGTTTGTTCGGTGTTCAAGCTCCAGTTGTAAAAGCCCACGGTTCATCCAATGCGAATGGTATTTTCACCACAATCCGTCAAGTACGTGAAATGGTTGAAAAACAAGTGGTCGAAACAATTAAAGCAGAAGTAGACAAAGTAAAAGTAGGAGGAACAGAATCTAATGACTAA
- the fapR gene encoding transcription factor FapR: MKKYSKKDRQMKLQVAIEENPFITDEQLAEKFGVSVQTIRLDRVALSIPELRERIKHVASVNYADAVKSLPIDEVIGEIIDIQLSKSAISIFDVRSEHVFKRNKIARGHHLFAQANSLATAVIPNEIALTTQATVRFVRSVNEGERIIAKAKVRPATDNRAITIVDVKSYVGDEIVLKGKFEMYHATQK; the protein is encoded by the coding sequence ATGAAAAAATATTCTAAAAAGGATCGTCAAATGAAACTTCAAGTTGCGATTGAAGAAAATCCTTTCATAACAGATGAGCAGCTTGCAGAAAAATTTGGGGTCAGTGTGCAAACTATTCGTCTAGATAGAGTAGCACTTTCCATCCCCGAACTCAGAGAGCGAATCAAACATGTTGCGAGTGTCAATTATGCCGATGCAGTAAAAAGCCTTCCCATCGATGAAGTGATTGGTGAAATTATTGATATTCAACTTAGCAAGAGCGCTATTTCGATTTTTGATGTGCGTAGTGAGCATGTTTTTAAACGAAATAAAATCGCTCGTGGGCATCATTTGTTTGCCCAAGCTAATTCCTTAGCAACCGCCGTCATCCCAAATGAAATAGCTCTAACAACACAAGCAACCGTTCGCTTTGTTCGTTCTGTAAACGAAGGAGAACGCATCATCGCAAAAGCAAAAGTACGTCCGGCAACAGACAACAGAGCTATTACAATCGTAGACGTGAAAAGCTATGTTGGAGATGAAATTGTACTTAAAGGCAAATTTGAAATGTATCACGCAACGCAAAAATGA
- the recG gene encoding ATP-dependent DNA helicase RecG, translated as MSELKRIPTTEIKGIGEETAKTLKELGLSTVHDLLWNFPYRYEDYRLRDLSEVAHEERITIQGEVLTEATVAFYGRKKSKLSFRVSTEGQVIKIDFFNQPYLKSKISVGETVTISGKWDKSRAQVTASKIKIGAVESEEELEGVYRLKGTLRNKTMQKYTRLAFDSYSQDIEEVIPSNLLEKYQLMDRLEAVRILHFPKNNEELKQARRRMVYEEFLLFQLKMQFFRKIEREKSGGISINYDVEDLRHYIDSLPFPLTKAQKRVVNEICGDMLSHFHMNRLLQGDVGSGKTVVASIAMYAAAKSGFQSALMVPTEILAEQHANSLVELLQPFDITVGLLTSSVKGKQRRELLAMLENGSIDVLIGTHALIQDEVIYHRLGLVITDEQHRFGVAQRRVLREKGEYPDVLFMTATPIPRTLAITAFGEMDVSIIDELPAGRKEIETYWVKHQMLDRVIGFMEKEIDKGHQVYIICPLIEESEKLDVQNAIDVFNILQNKWGTKYIPGLMHGKLLPADKEQIMRDFNNKKIDCLVSTTVVEVGVNVPNATMMVIYDADRFGLAQLHQLRGRVGRGADQSYCILIADPKTEVGKERMMIMSETNDGFVVSERDLELRGPGDFFGRKQSGVPEFKVADMVHDYRVLEIARQDAVHMIFEEDMLENKNYEKLVALLEEEGVFTEQKLD; from the coding sequence GTGAGTGAACTTAAACGAATCCCGACAACTGAAATCAAAGGAATTGGCGAAGAAACAGCGAAAACGTTAAAAGAGTTAGGTTTATCCACCGTGCATGATTTGCTTTGGAACTTCCCGTATCGCTATGAGGATTATCGGTTGCGGGATTTATCAGAAGTGGCGCATGAAGAACGGATTACCATTCAAGGCGAAGTCCTAACAGAGGCAACCGTTGCTTTCTACGGTCGCAAAAAATCCAAGCTCTCTTTCCGCGTCTCAACTGAAGGGCAAGTCATCAAAATCGATTTTTTCAACCAACCCTATTTAAAAAGTAAAATAAGTGTTGGCGAAACAGTGACAATCTCTGGCAAATGGGATAAGAGCCGCGCCCAAGTTACAGCCAGCAAAATAAAAATAGGCGCTGTCGAAAGTGAAGAAGAACTAGAAGGCGTTTACCGTCTAAAAGGAACGCTACGCAATAAAACAATGCAAAAATATACGAGACTTGCTTTTGATAGTTATAGTCAAGATATAGAAGAAGTTATTCCAAGCAATTTATTAGAAAAGTATCAATTAATGGATCGCCTAGAAGCAGTGCGCATTCTGCATTTTCCTAAAAATAATGAGGAATTGAAACAAGCTAGGCGCCGAATGGTCTACGAAGAATTCTTGTTATTCCAATTGAAAATGCAGTTTTTCCGTAAAATTGAACGCGAGAAATCAGGTGGAATTTCGATTAATTACGATGTAGAAGATTTGCGCCATTACATTGATTCCTTGCCATTTCCACTAACAAAAGCACAAAAACGAGTAGTCAATGAAATTTGCGGTGATATGTTATCACACTTTCATATGAATCGTTTGCTACAAGGAGACGTGGGATCGGGTAAAACAGTTGTAGCATCTATTGCCATGTATGCAGCTGCCAAAAGTGGCTTCCAAAGCGCACTCATGGTGCCAACCGAAATTTTAGCCGAGCAACATGCGAATTCCTTAGTAGAGCTGTTGCAACCTTTTGATATTACAGTTGGCTTACTAACGAGTAGTGTGAAAGGCAAACAGCGCAGAGAATTACTAGCAATGCTTGAAAATGGCTCCATTGATGTTTTAATCGGAACGCATGCATTAATTCAAGACGAAGTAATTTATCATCGCCTAGGTTTAGTTATTACTGACGAGCAACATCGATTTGGCGTAGCGCAGCGTCGTGTTCTTCGTGAAAAAGGGGAATATCCGGATGTTTTATTTATGACCGCAACCCCAATTCCTAGAACGCTTGCCATTACAGCATTTGGCGAAATGGATGTATCGATTATCGATGAACTCCCAGCTGGTCGAAAAGAAATTGAAACTTACTGGGTAAAACATCAAATGCTTGATCGCGTTATCGGTTTTATGGAAAAAGAAATCGACAAAGGCCACCAAGTCTACATCATTTGTCCGCTAATTGAAGAATCTGAAAAACTAGATGTGCAAAATGCGATAGACGTTTTCAACATTCTACAAAATAAATGGGGCACTAAATATATTCCAGGTCTAATGCACGGTAAACTATTACCAGCAGATAAAGAGCAAATTATGCGCGACTTTAATAATAAAAAAATTGATTGCCTTGTTTCGACCACAGTAGTGGAAGTTGGTGTAAACGTGCCAAACGCTACCATGATGGTCATTTACGATGCCGACCGTTTTGGTTTAGCGCAGTTGCATCAACTTCGGGGCCGAGTTGGGCGCGGAGCAGATCAGTCTTACTGTATTTTAATTGCTGACCCAAAAACCGAAGTCGGCAAAGAACGTATGATGATTATGTCAGAAACAAACGATGGCTTCGTTGTCAGCGAACGCGACCTAGAACTTCGTGGCCCAGGAGATTTCTTCGGCAGAAAACAAAGTGGTGTTCCAGAATTCAAAGTAGCAGATATGGTTCACGATTACCGGGTACTGGAGATCGCCCGCCAAGATGCCGTTCACATGATCTTTGAAGAAGATATGTTAGAGAACAAAAACTACGAAAAATTAGTAGCACTTCTGGAGGAAGAAGGCGTCTTCACGGAGCAAAAACTAGATTAA
- the sdaAA gene encoding L-serine ammonia-lyase, iron-sulfur-dependent, subunit alpha, with amino-acid sequence MFRTVAELVDIAERENLTIAEIMIKREMNISGLPREEITAAMERNLDIMEEAIREGEAGVTSTTGLTGGDAVLMQDYIKKGNFLSGEVLLDSVAKAIATNEVNASMGVICATPTAGSAGVVPGVLFSLKDRLEMSREDMVNFLFTAGAFGYVVANNAFISGAAGGCQAEIGSASAMASAAIVAAAGGTPEQSAHAMAMTMKNMLGLVCDPVAGLVEVPCVKRNALGSSQAIISADMALAGIKSRIPCDEVIEAMHRVGLQMPSSLRETAEGGLAATPTGRAIQRKIFGLSPEDKRE; translated from the coding sequence ATGTTTAGAACTGTAGCAGAATTAGTAGATATCGCTGAACGCGAGAACCTAACTATTGCTGAAATTATGATCAAGCGTGAAATGAATATTTCTGGTTTACCGCGGGAAGAAATAACAGCTGCGATGGAACGGAATTTAGATATTATGGAAGAAGCTATTCGTGAAGGTGAGGCGGGAGTTACTTCTACAACTGGCTTAACAGGCGGAGATGCCGTCCTAATGCAAGACTATATCAAAAAAGGAAACTTCTTATCAGGCGAAGTGTTACTTGATTCTGTAGCAAAAGCAATTGCGACGAATGAAGTTAATGCTTCGATGGGCGTTATTTGCGCAACACCAACGGCAGGAAGCGCGGGGGTTGTGCCGGGCGTACTTTTTTCCTTAAAAGATCGTCTAGAAATGTCGCGTGAGGATATGGTGAACTTTTTATTCACAGCAGGTGCCTTTGGGTATGTTGTTGCGAATAATGCTTTTATAAGTGGAGCGGCTGGTGGCTGTCAGGCAGAAATTGGCTCAGCAAGTGCGATGGCTTCGGCGGCGATTGTAGCAGCAGCCGGTGGGACGCCAGAACAATCAGCACACGCGATGGCTATGACAATGAAAAATATGCTTGGACTTGTGTGTGATCCTGTAGCAGGGCTTGTAGAAGTTCCATGTGTTAAACGTAATGCCCTTGGTTCCTCGCAAGCAATTATTTCAGCAGATATGGCGCTCGCAGGTATTAAGAGCCGCATTCCATGTGATGAAGTAATTGAAGCAATGCACCGCGTAGGCTTACAAATGCCAAGCTCTTTAAGAGAAACGGCAGAAGGAGGATTGGCGGCTACACCGACTGGACGTGCAATTCAGCGGAAGATTTTTGGACTGTCGCCAGAAGATAAGCGTGAGTGA
- the sdaAB gene encoding L-serine ammonia-lyase, iron-sulfur-dependent subunit beta translates to MKFNSVFDIIGPVMIGPSSSHTAGASRIGAIARAVFNEQPSQVDIHLYGSFAKTYKGHGTDVALIGGLLGFEPDDPRMKESPKLAEEWGMRIQFIEEVEEPPHPNTVKLVLKHGMQQMTLIGASIGGGKVEIIRLNEFELEFTGTAPAILILHQDKFGAIAAVSSVIADHKINIGQMKVSRKVKGDEALMVIEVDQQVEQALISKIAELPGIYQVASVMI, encoded by the coding sequence GTGAAATTTAATAGCGTATTTGATATTATTGGTCCTGTAATGATTGGTCCGTCAAGTTCTCATACTGCCGGCGCTAGTCGTATTGGTGCCATTGCACGAGCTGTTTTTAATGAACAACCATCCCAAGTAGATATTCATTTATATGGTTCTTTTGCCAAAACCTATAAAGGTCATGGTACTGATGTAGCTTTGATTGGCGGATTGCTCGGCTTTGAGCCAGATGATCCGCGCATGAAAGAATCTCCGAAGCTTGCTGAAGAGTGGGGCATGCGCATTCAGTTTATCGAAGAAGTAGAAGAGCCACCTCATCCAAATACGGTAAAGCTAGTATTAAAACATGGTATGCAACAAATGACATTAATTGGTGCATCCATTGGTGGCGGAAAAGTAGAGATTATTCGCTTAAACGAATTTGAACTAGAATTTACTGGAACTGCTCCAGCTATCCTTATTTTACATCAAGACAAATTTGGCGCGATTGCTGCAGTATCTTCCGTGATTGCCGACCATAAAATCAATATCGGACAAATGAAAGTGTCCCGTAAAGTAAAAGGCGATGAAGCGTTAATGGTCATTGAAGTAGACCAACAAGTTGAACAAGCTTTAATTAGCAAAATTGCTGAATTACCAGGGATTTATCAAGTAGCAAGTGTCATGATTTAG
- a CDS encoding DAK2 domain-containing protein yields the protein MSIYQLDSEKFAAMIALGAENLAKNADFVDSLNVFPVPDGDTGTNMNLSMTSGAEEVAKNDKETISAVGANLAKGLLMGARGNSGVILSQLFRGFSKAIENKETLNAEEFAGAFVKGVETAYKAVMKPVEGTILTVAREAAKAGVAAASEHQDIELVMEAILKQGKVALEKTPDLLPVLKEVGVVDSGGQGLIIIYEGFYGALTGKMAEAPDYMASMGELINAEHHRHVQDFMSTEDIHFGYCTEIIVKINENKPGQKPFDEEQFRQDLSKLGDSLLVAADDEVVKVHVHVEHPGEVLNYGQQYGSLLKMKVENMREQHTEIVGDDKVPAKEKAAYGIVTVSAGEGLKKLFESMGVSVVLSGGQTMNPSTEDIVKAIESANAEQVFVLPNNKNIQMAAEQAAQILGDDKVQIIPTKTIPQGLTAVLSFQADQDFLANAEAMKAAIEDVASGQVTTAVRDTTVEGVEIKKDSFIGMVEGKIKVSCATLEEAAYETLEKLLDDDSEIITIIVGEDADTSKAETLADKVTEAFPDVEVEIHEGDQPVYPYIFAVE from the coding sequence GTGAGTATATATCAGTTAGACTCAGAGAAATTTGCAGCAATGATAGCGCTTGGAGCAGAGAATTTAGCAAAAAATGCTGATTTTGTAGATTCATTGAATGTCTTCCCGGTTCCAGATGGTGACACGGGAACGAATATGAATCTATCGATGACAAGTGGAGCAGAAGAAGTTGCGAAAAATGACAAAGAAACAATTAGTGCCGTTGGAGCAAACTTGGCTAAAGGCTTACTAATGGGTGCCCGAGGGAACTCTGGTGTTATTTTATCCCAACTTTTCCGAGGATTTTCTAAAGCGATTGAAAATAAAGAAACGTTAAACGCGGAAGAATTTGCTGGTGCTTTCGTTAAAGGCGTGGAAACTGCCTACAAAGCTGTCATGAAGCCAGTCGAAGGAACCATCCTAACCGTAGCTCGTGAAGCCGCAAAAGCCGGAGTTGCAGCAGCAAGTGAACATCAAGATATCGAATTAGTAATGGAAGCAATTTTAAAACAAGGGAAAGTCGCATTAGAAAAAACACCAGATTTACTTCCAGTTTTAAAAGAAGTTGGTGTTGTCGATAGTGGTGGACAAGGTCTTATCATTATTTATGAAGGATTTTATGGCGCACTAACTGGCAAAATGGCTGAAGCTCCTGACTATATGGCATCTATGGGTGAGCTAATTAATGCCGAACATCATCGTCATGTGCAAGACTTTATGTCAACGGAAGATATTCATTTTGGTTACTGTACCGAAATTATCGTGAAAATCAACGAAAACAAACCCGGTCAAAAACCTTTTGACGAAGAACAGTTCCGTCAAGATTTAAGTAAACTGGGGGATTCTCTACTAGTAGCTGCGGACGATGAAGTAGTAAAAGTACATGTCCATGTGGAACATCCTGGTGAAGTACTAAACTACGGTCAGCAATACGGTAGTCTACTTAAAATGAAAGTGGAAAATATGCGCGAACAGCATACTGAGATTGTTGGTGATGACAAAGTGCCAGCAAAAGAAAAAGCGGCTTATGGTATTGTTACTGTTTCAGCTGGAGAAGGATTGAAGAAACTATTTGAGAGCATGGGAGTGTCTGTTGTTCTTTCAGGTGGTCAAACAATGAATCCAAGTACAGAAGATATCGTAAAAGCAATTGAATCAGCAAATGCAGAACAAGTTTTTGTTCTTCCAAATAATAAAAATATCCAAATGGCTGCGGAACAAGCGGCACAAATTCTAGGAGATGATAAAGTTCAAATCATCCCTACAAAAACAATTCCACAAGGACTTACTGCCGTTCTTTCATTCCAAGCAGATCAAGATTTCCTAGCTAATGCAGAAGCAATGAAAGCAGCAATTGAAGACGTAGCAAGTGGCCAAGTAACGACAGCTGTACGTGATACAACAGTAGAAGGTGTCGAAATCAAAAAAGACAGCTTCATCGGTATGGTTGAAGGCAAAATCAAAGTTAGTTGTGCAACATTAGAAGAAGCCGCTTACGAAACACTGGAAAAACTACTTGATGATGATAGCGAAATCATTACTATCATTGTTGGTGAAGATGCAGATACTTCAAAAGCAGAAACGCTTGCTGATAAAGTAACAGAAGCATTCCCTGATGTCGAAGTAGAAATTCACGAAGGCGACCAACCAGTTTATCCGTATATTTTTGCTGTAGAATAA
- a CDS encoding Asp23/Gls24 family envelope stress response protein → MAIEIDTKLGKIDITSDVIATIAGGAAEENFGIVGMASRHQIRDGLTDILRRENYTKGVIVRQEEEGIHIDMYIIVSFGTKISEVAHNVQERVKYTLEKTLGITVESVNIYVQGVRVIKES, encoded by the coding sequence ATGGCAATTGAAATCGACACAAAGCTAGGCAAAATTGACATTACTAGTGATGTTATTGCAACAATCGCTGGTGGAGCTGCCGAAGAAAATTTTGGCATCGTTGGAATGGCAAGTAGACACCAAATTCGTGATGGTTTGACAGATATTTTAAGAAGAGAAAATTATACTAAAGGTGTTATAGTTAGACAAGAAGAAGAAGGTATTCATATTGACATGTATATCATTGTTAGCTTTGGAACAAAAATTTCCGAAGTTGCGCATAATGTTCAAGAACGCGTCAAATACACACTAGAAAAAACACTCGGTATTACAGTGGAATCAGTGAATATTTATGTTCAAGGTGTCCGAGTAATCAAGGAATCTTAA
- the rpmB gene encoding 50S ribosomal protein L28 gives MAKECVITGRKSRSGNKRSHAMNSSKRTWKANLQKVRILVNGKPKKVWVSARALKSGKVERV, from the coding sequence ATGGCTAAAGAATGTGTTATTACAGGCCGCAAATCACGTTCCGGTAACAAACGTTCCCACGCAATGAACTCCAGCAAACGTACTTGGAAAGCTAACTTGCAAAAAGTACGGATTCTGGTTAACGGCAAACCTAAAAAAGTTTGGGTATCTGCTCGTGCGCTTAAATCTGGTAAAGTGGAACGCGTTTAA
- a CDS encoding thiamine diphosphokinase → MKIINIMVGGPASEIPDLAQYTSAEISWVGVDRGAKRLLDHGIVPTVAMGDFDSLSKEELAHLKTKVADVHEFPAEKDETDTEIGLSWAMEQNPDKIRIFGATGGRLDHLLANLMMLTKPKFLSAVPVVEMIDRHNYIKMYMPGSYTIEKLPDKKYVAFTTMKDVTGLTLKGFAYPLENATYPVGSALSSNEFVGQMGEFSFKSGMILLTQSND, encoded by the coding sequence ATGAAAATAATTAATATCATGGTTGGTGGACCTGCGTCCGAAATTCCTGATTTAGCACAATATACGAGCGCAGAGATTAGTTGGGTTGGCGTGGACCGCGGAGCAAAACGTTTGTTAGACCATGGAATTGTACCGACCGTTGCGATGGGAGATTTTGATTCACTCTCTAAAGAAGAACTGGCTCATTTGAAAACCAAAGTAGCAGATGTACACGAATTTCCTGCAGAAAAAGATGAAACAGATACGGAAATTGGATTAAGTTGGGCGATGGAGCAAAATCCAGATAAGATACGCATTTTTGGTGCAACAGGAGGCCGCTTAGACCATCTACTTGCGAATCTAATGATGTTGACCAAGCCGAAATTTTTAAGCGCTGTGCCAGTTGTAGAAATGATTGACCGTCATAACTACATCAAAATGTATATGCCAGGTAGCTACACTATTGAAAAACTACCTGATAAGAAATATGTCGCATTTACAACGATGAAAGACGTGACAGGACTGACACTAAAAGGATTCGCCTACCCGCTCGAAAATGCCACTTACCCAGTAGGTTCAGCTCTATCAAGTAATGAGTTTGTGGGACAAATGGGGGAATTTTCCTTTAAAAGTGGAATGATTTTATTAACACAAAGTAATGATTAA
- the rpe gene encoding ribulose-phosphate 3-epimerase yields MGKIAPSILSADFANLARDIKEVENCGADYIHIDVMDGHFVPNITFGPAVVQAIRPETKLPLDVHLMIENPDTYIPEFAKAGADYITVHVEACTHLHRTLQLIRSYGVKAGAVLNPATPIDVLQHVLNELDMVLFMTVNPGFGGQKFIPEVLEKISAFKKIVDEKGLDIEIEVDGGVDHETAKLCRDAGANVFVAGSYIYGNKNRQTPIDKLRAIVGE; encoded by the coding sequence ATGGGAAAAATAGCTCCTTCGATTTTAAGTGCAGACTTTGCAAATCTTGCAAGAGATATTAAAGAAGTAGAAAATTGCGGTGCAGACTACATTCATATTGACGTTATGGACGGACATTTCGTTCCAAATATTACATTTGGTCCTGCTGTTGTTCAAGCCATTCGCCCAGAAACAAAACTACCACTTGATGTTCATTTAATGATTGAAAACCCGGATACATACATTCCAGAATTTGCAAAAGCGGGAGCAGACTACATTACGGTGCATGTCGAAGCTTGTACGCATCTTCATCGCACATTACAATTAATCCGTTCTTACGGTGTGAAAGCTGGCGCAGTGCTTAATCCAGCCACACCAATCGATGTTTTACAACACGTTTTAAATGAACTGGATATGGTTCTATTTATGACAGTAAATCCTGGTTTTGGCGGACAAAAATTCATTCCAGAAGTACTAGAAAAAATTAGTGCTTTCAAGAAAATAGTGGATGAAAAAGGCTTAGATATCGAAATTGAAGTAGATGGCGGCGTGGATCATGAAACAGCGAAATTATGCCGTGATGCTGGCGCAAATGTCTTTGTAGCTGGTAGTTACATTTATGGAAATAAAAATCGTCAAACACCAATTGATAAATTACGTGCCATTGTAGGCGAGTAA
- the rsgA gene encoding ribosome small subunit-dependent GTPase A gives MLEGQIIKALSGFYYVFSEGKVYQCRARGNFRKRNISPLVGDDVEFQIENKTDGYILDVMSRENALVRPPVANIDIAILVFSAVEPDFSTNLADRFLVAIEKEDIKPVICISKMDLASESEKEQIAVYKDIYEAIGYDVFVTNDEPDKEAIKDYISGKTAVIAGQSGVGKSTLLNSLNSDLTLKTAEISNALGRGKHTTRHVELMPIGDGFVADTPGFSSIEWDDLQPETLQFCFPEMEDRRSGCKFRGCMHDNEPNCAVKTAVEANEIAEFRYKHYIQILQELKNRKPRY, from the coding sequence GTGCTGGAAGGACAAATTATCAAAGCGTTGAGCGGATTTTACTATGTATTTTCGGAAGGAAAAGTATATCAATGTCGAGCAAGAGGGAATTTTAGAAAACGAAATATTTCTCCACTTGTAGGCGATGATGTAGAATTTCAAATAGAAAATAAAACAGATGGTTACATTTTAGATGTAATGTCCCGGGAGAATGCCCTTGTGCGGCCTCCCGTGGCAAACATTGATATTGCAATTTTGGTGTTTTCGGCAGTAGAGCCGGATTTTTCCACGAATCTTGCGGATCGTTTTTTAGTAGCTATTGAGAAGGAAGATATCAAGCCAGTTATTTGCATTAGTAAAATGGACTTGGCATCAGAATCTGAAAAAGAACAGATTGCTGTTTACAAAGACATTTACGAAGCGATTGGTTATGATGTTTTTGTTACCAATGATGAACCGGATAAAGAAGCCATTAAAGACTATATTAGTGGGAAAACTGCAGTTATCGCTGGGCAATCTGGTGTAGGAAAGTCGACTCTCCTAAATAGCTTAAATAGTGATTTAACTTTAAAAACAGCAGAAATTTCGAACGCACTCGGTCGCGGAAAACATACAACGAGACACGTCGAACTAATGCCGATTGGCGATGGATTTGTCGCTGATACGCCTGGCTTTAGTTCAATCGAATGGGATGACTTGCAACCTGAAACATTACAATTTTGTTTTCCGGAAATGGAAGATCGTCGTAGTGGCTGTAAATTCCGAGGTTGCATGCATGACAATGAGCCGAATTGCGCTGTAAAAACAGCTGTTGAAGCAAATGAAATAGCAGAATTTCGCTACAAACACTATATCCAAATTTTACAAGAATTAAAAAACAGAAAGCCGAGGTATTAA